A window of the Janthinobacterium agaricidamnosum NBRC 102515 = DSM 9628 genome harbors these coding sequences:
- the pilP gene encoding type IV pilus biogenesis protein PilP codes for MPNNLKIAMRAWLAGSATLVCMIAQAAGPVQPAASASAAAPAPAAAVSASANAQAQAVSDTLSKIEAETLVLKARERQLSVKASIGAREQEIATRQFERSLLVRAPLHGEPTLVAVEGMGRRLVATLEFDNGDKVEVRQGDQLEGGARVVAVEPGALVLQTPRKQRVRLNIVQRQPERGNLNNPNNLNNNVAAGALSLPLPPQGK; via the coding sequence ATGCCAAATAATCTGAAAATCGCGATGCGCGCATGGCTAGCCGGCAGCGCCACGCTGGTCTGCATGATAGCCCAGGCGGCCGGTCCGGTCCAGCCGGCGGCATCGGCATCGGCCGCGGCGCCGGCGCCGGCTGCGGCGGTATCGGCTTCCGCCAATGCGCAGGCGCAGGCGGTGTCCGACACCTTGAGCAAGATCGAAGCCGAGACGCTGGTGCTGAAGGCGCGCGAGCGGCAATTGTCGGTCAAGGCCAGCATCGGCGCCCGCGAACAGGAAATCGCCACGCGCCAGTTCGAGCGCAGCCTGCTGGTGCGCGCGCCGCTGCATGGCGAGCCGACGCTGGTGGCGGTGGAGGGCATGGGACGGCGCCTGGTCGCCACGCTGGAATTCGACAATGGCGACAAGGTCGAAGTGCGCCAGGGCGACCAGCTCGAAGGCGGCGCCCGCGTGGTCGCGGTCGAGCCGGGCGCGCTGGTGCTGCAAACGCCGCGCAAGCAACGGGTCCGGCTCAATATCGTGCAGCGCCAGCCGGAGCGCGGCAATCTGAACAATCCGAATAATCTGAATAACAACGTCGCCGCCGGCGCGCTGTCGCTGCCTTTGCCACCACAGGGGAAATGA
- a CDS encoding type II secretion system F family protein, with translation MLAELNHHWAKLQFSELPRLRLYRKIAKMLSNGLPLLKILDELWERASSRGRNPNEPMALVLSDCRRMVQNGRSLADGLADWIPVNEQMIIGAGEQSGRLESTLGVLIDVVQAQKKIKNVILSGLSYPLAIGGLILIYLYIFGTRVIPEFARMLDPAGWHGAARSLYVMSQLVQHWMVAIVGLVLAVIAVLLLSMPYWRGNLRVIADRFAPYSIYRLIIGSGFLMAFSALQFAGITVEKSLMRLAQRAQPWLRERLDGALLGVKSGLNCGEALRAAGYGFPSPELVDDLCVYAQYRGFAEALKLMADEWMEEGVATIERQMKLLNGASIVCLATVIGWLVTGFFGIQQEIATMTRAVH, from the coding sequence ATGCTGGCTGAACTGAATCACCATTGGGCCAAGCTGCAGTTTTCCGAACTGCCGCGGCTGCGGCTGTACCGCAAGATCGCCAAGATGCTGTCGAACGGCTTGCCCTTGCTGAAGATCCTCGATGAATTGTGGGAGCGCGCCTCGTCGCGCGGCCGCAATCCGAACGAGCCGATGGCGCTGGTGCTGTCGGACTGCCGGCGCATGGTGCAGAACGGCCGCTCGCTGGCCGACGGCCTGGCCGACTGGATCCCGGTCAATGAACAAATGATCATCGGCGCCGGCGAACAGTCGGGCCGCCTGGAATCGACGCTGGGAGTGCTGATCGACGTGGTGCAGGCGCAAAAGAAGATCAAGAACGTGATTTTGTCGGGGCTCAGCTACCCGCTGGCGATCGGCGGGCTGATCCTGATTTACCTGTACATCTTCGGCACCCGCGTGATTCCCGAATTCGCCAGGATGCTGGACCCGGCCGGCTGGCACGGCGCGGCCCGTTCGCTGTATGTGATGTCGCAGCTGGTGCAGCACTGGATGGTGGCCATCGTCGGGCTGGTGCTGGCCGTGATCGCCGTGCTGCTGCTGTCGATGCCTTACTGGCGCGGCAACCTGCGCGTCATCGCCGACCGTTTCGCGCCGTATTCGATTTACCGCCTGATCATCGGCAGCGGCTTCCTGATGGCGTTTTCGGCCTTGCAGTTCGCCGGCATCACGGTTGAAAAATCGCTGATGCGCCTGGCCCAGCGCGCCCAGCCATGGCTGCGCGAACGGCTCGACGGCGCGCTGCTGGGCGTCAAGTCCGGCCTCAATTGCGGCGAAGCGCTGCGCGCCGCCGGCTACGGTTTTCCGTCGCCGGAACTGGTCGACGATTTGTGCGTGTACGCCCAATACCGGGGGTTCGCCGAGGCCCTCAAATTGATGGCCGACGAATGGATGGAAGAGGGTGTCGCCACCATCGAGCGGCAAATGAAATTGCTGAACGGCGCATCGATCGTCTGCCTGGCCACCGTGATCGGCTGGCTGGTGACCGGCTTTTTCGGCATACAGCAAGAAATCGCCACCATGACCCGCGCGGTGCATTAG
- a CDS encoding GspE/PulE family protein, whose amino-acid sequence MKMIAKQADNRTVLPLRRVGPAVSAVASGEVLSRSGTFEASSEQVKLLCLLAGGQLLVAYGQGTNPHVLSYCARLEKMGQPFKLVFTDIEAITALYQDGHAGAGGRRQEHSMMQVTAKDLLTKACSARASDIHIRVERNATEVYFRIHNDLVLNSSQTVEYGTRLLATLYGAMTSVSDSSYKPTERQDASIADRDKLPPMLYGVRIATAPTSEGTVMVLRLLYNDAGDHIDLRPLGFSDKHAALLQCLKEQPIGMNIICGPTGSGKSTTLQRVLTGQILETEHKLHVLTVEDPVEYPIDGAVQTSVINAPTEEERSRMFSAAISNALRLDPDTIMIGEMRDRASAQNALRAAMTGHQVWTTVHANSAIAIIDRLADLGLPMNLISDHTLITGLVSQRLVKLLCPDCKVPYAEGRQALSEAAQTRLRRALPYGMDRVCVAGPGCPTCNGHGTIGRTVVAEVITPDERFFSYVRAGDKSAALRYWQTNLGGQTLLAHTLSKVAQGLVDPRMAEQVVGHLTSEIPVQTARLSIAEDSHAG is encoded by the coding sequence ATGAAGATGATCGCCAAACAAGCAGATAACCGTACCGTGCTGCCGCTGCGCCGCGTCGGCCCCGCCGTCAGCGCCGTCGCCAGCGGCGAGGTATTGAGCCGCAGCGGCACTTTCGAGGCCAGCAGCGAGCAAGTCAAGCTGCTGTGCCTGCTGGCCGGCGGCCAGCTGCTGGTGGCCTATGGCCAGGGCACCAATCCGCATGTGCTGTCGTATTGCGCGCGGCTGGAAAAAATGGGCCAGCCGTTCAAGCTGGTGTTCACCGATATCGAGGCGATCACCGCCTTGTACCAGGATGGCCATGCCGGCGCCGGCGGACGCCGCCAGGAGCATTCGATGATGCAGGTGACGGCCAAGGATTTGCTGACCAAGGCATGCAGCGCGCGCGCATCGGACATCCATATCCGGGTCGAACGCAACGCCACCGAAGTCTATTTCCGCATCCATAACGACCTGGTGCTGAACAGCAGCCAGACCGTCGAATACGGCACCCGCCTGCTGGCCACCTTGTATGGCGCGATGACGTCGGTGTCCGACAGTTCGTACAAGCCGACCGAACGGCAGGACGCCAGCATCGCCGACCGCGACAAGCTGCCGCCGATGCTGTACGGCGTGCGGATCGCCACCGCGCCGACCAGCGAAGGCACGGTGATGGTGCTGCGCCTGCTGTATAACGACGCCGGCGACCATATCGACCTGCGCCCGCTCGGCTTCAGCGACAAGCATGCGGCGCTGCTGCAATGCCTGAAGGAACAACCGATCGGCATGAACATCATTTGCGGCCCGACCGGTTCCGGCAAGTCGACCACGCTGCAGCGCGTGCTGACCGGCCAGATCCTGGAAACCGAGCACAAGCTGCATGTGCTGACGGTGGAAGACCCGGTCGAATATCCGATCGACGGCGCGGTGCAGACCTCGGTCATCAACGCCCCGACCGAAGAAGAGCGCAGCCGCATGTTTTCGGCGGCGATCTCGAATGCGCTGCGGCTCGACCCGGACACCATCATGATCGGCGAAATGCGCGACCGCGCGTCGGCCCAGAATGCGCTGCGCGCCGCGATGACCGGCCACCAGGTCTGGACCACGGTGCACGCCAACAGCGCCATCGCGATCATCGACCGGCTGGCCGACCTGGGCTTGCCGATGAACCTGATCAGCGACCATACGCTGATCACCGGCCTGGTCAGCCAGCGCCTGGTCAAGCTGCTGTGCCCGGATTGCAAGGTGCCGTACGCCGAAGGCCGGCAAGCGCTGTCCGAAGCGGCCCAGACGCGTTTGCGCCGTGCCTTGCCCTACGGTATGGACCGGGTCTGCGTGGCCGGTCCCGGCTGCCCGACCTGCAATGGCCACGGCACCATCGGCCGCACCGTGGTGGCCGAGGTGATCACGCCGGACGAGCGCTTTTTCAGCTACGTGCGGGCGGGCGACAAATCGGCCGCGCTGCGCTATTGGCAAACCAACCTGGGCGGCCAGACGCTGCTCGCGCATACGCTGTCGAAAGTGGCGCAGGGCCTGGTCGATCCGCGCATGGCGGAGCAGGTGGTCGGCCATCTGACCAGCGAAATCCCGGTGCAGACCGCGCGTCTGAGCATCGCGGAGGACAGCCATGCTGGCTGA